Within the Staphylococcus warneri genome, the region TAATACCACCTTGAGCACAAACTGAATGCGAACGTTTTACAGGTACTAATGAGAATAGATCTACATGTGCACCTTTTTCTGCTGCTTTAATTGTTGACATCAGACCGGCAAGTCCTCCACCGACAACAATAATTTTTTTCTCTGCCATAGAAATGTCACTCCCCTGAAATATTAAAACTAAGACTAGTTAATGTGTATTCTTTACATAAATGCAATGATAGCTGATACGCCGATATAAGAAATGATTAAAAATACAATTAACGATACCCATGTGAAGACACGTTGTGATTTTTTAGATTGTAAAATACCCCATGTTACTAAGAATGACCATAATCCGTTAGAAAAGTGGAATACAACTGCAATAACACAAACGATGTAAATTATTGCCCATACTGGATTATGTAGATATTCATGCATCATATTATAATCAACCGCTTTACCGAAGAATGCCTTTTGTAGACGTGTTTGCCATAAGTGCACTGCGATAAAGATGAAAGATAAAATACCACTTGCTCTTTGGAAGAAGAACATCCAGTTTCTGAATAAAGAGTAATGTCCAACATTCTCTTTTGCTGTGAATGCAATGTGTAATCCAAATAAACCATGATATAACAGCGGAATATAGATTAATACAAATTCAACTACCAATAAGAATGGTAATGATTCCATGAAACCTGATGCTTTATTAAAAGCTTCCGCCCCTTGTGTTGCTTGATGATTGACCAATAAGTGAACAATTAAGAATGCACCGATTGGGATAATACCTAATAACGAGTGAATTCGTCTTAGATAGAATTCATTTTTTGATTGAGCCAAAAGGAGTCCCCCCTGTAAACATTTAATTAATTGACTAAAATTATAAAGTTGTATGTAAACTGCCGTAAAAAACCATATAAAATACTAGCTTCTTTTACTTCTTTATTTGGTACTCGTCTCCATTGATTAACTTAAGATACTTTGGAAGCATCCTAATCAAAGTTAAAAAATTAAACAAGTATGGCATAAAAAAGAAAAGGGCTAGTCATGTTATAGATTTCATATAATGATGTCGTAGAATGTCTGTACTATAGCAATTCATGTAACCCTACATGATTGATAACAATTCTCAATTAGAAAACGCTTCCAAACAACTTTAAAAAAATAGCCTTTTGTTAACTATATTGTAACATTATTTAAAGCATTTTTGGACATGAGAATTATTCTCATGTCCAAAAATTGAAATTTTATTTGTTTTGAAGTGCGTGCTGTAAGTTTTTTGCAACATTTTCCGGAAGTCCGGATTTTTTTAATTCTTCTAATGATGCCTCTTTCATTTTCTTAATTGAGCCAAATGTTCTTAATAATTTCGTTTTACGTTTTGCTCCAATACCCTCAATATCATCAAGCACAGATTTAAGTCCTGTTTTCTGTCTTGTCTGTCTATGGAACGTAATAGCAAATCGATGCACTTCATCTTGAATTCGATGAAGTAAATAGAAGGCTTGACTATTTTTCTTTAATGGTACGATTTCTGCACTTGCACCATATAGTAACTCGGACGTTTGGTGTTTATCGTTTTTTTGTAATCCAGCCACTGGTATGTCTAAGCCTAATTCATTTTCAAGAACATCCATAACACCATTCATATGCCCTTTACCACCATCGACAATGATGAGATCAGGCAAAGGTGTACCTTCGTTTAGTACACGTGTATATCGACGTCGAACAACTTCTCGCATTGATTTATAGTCGTCAGGACCTTCGACTGTTTTAATTTTATATTTACGATATCCTTTTTTATCTGGTTTACCATCAACAAAAGTTACCATGGCAGAGACAGGATCCACACCTTGAATATTTGAATTATCGAATGCTTCGATTCTAATTGGTGTCTGAATACCCATTCTTTCACCAAGTTCTTCTATTGCTTTGACCGTTCTAGATTCATCCCTAGCAATCAATTCAAACTTATTATTGAGCGAAACTTCTGCATTATGATTTGCCAAATCAATCATTTCTTTTTTCGCACCACGAGATGGTTGTACAATTTTAGTATCTACAACCGATTGTATGATGTCTTTATCTAAATGTTTCGGAACATGTACTTCTTTCGGTAAAATATGTTGGTTTAAACTATAAAATTGACCGATAAAAGTATAAAATTCTTCTTCTTCAGTTTGTTGAATTGGAATCATCGTAGTATCTCTTTTAATCATATTCCCTTGTCTAATGAAAAAGACTTGAATGCACATCCAACCTTTCGACACGCTATAACCAAAGACATCACGAATCGTATTATCTGTTGACATAATTTTTTGTTTTTTAGTGAGATTATGAATATGTTGGATTAAATCACGGTACTCTTTTGCACGTTCGAAATCGAGAGACTCACTCGCTTTTTCCATGCGTTCTTGTAAATGGTTTAATATTGTTTTGTCCTCACCATGTAAGAAGTCACTAATTTCTTTTGTCATTTGTGCATATTTATCTAAATCGACATCATACACACACGGACCCATGCATTGACCAATATGATAATAAAGACATAATTTATCTGGCATTTTATCGCATTTTCTAAATGGATAAATACGATCTAATAATTTTTTTGTTTCTTGTGCGGAATAAGCATTAGGATATGGACCAAAATATTTGCCAGTCCCTTTTTTAACGGTTCTCGTTACAATTAATCTTGGATGCTTTTCTTTAGTAATTTTGATGAAAGGATAGCTTTTATCATCTTTTAATAAAATGTTATAACGTGGCTGATATTGTTTAATTAAGTTTAATTCTAAAAGTAAGGATTCTGTTTCACTCGATGTCACTATAAACTCGAAATTACGAATTTCACTTACTAAGCGAGTTGTTTTTGCATCATGTGCACCCGTAAAATAAGAACGTAATCGATTACGTAGTTTCTTAGCTTTACCGACATAAATCACTTGATCATTACGGTCTTTCATCAAATAGCACCCTGGCTCCAATGGCACTACATTTAGTTTTGTTTTAATTTTTTCTTGATACGTTTCCATCTATGTCCTCCTCTCTTCGAAAAATTGAATAGCCAACCTTACTCATGTACGTCCTTTATGAGCACGTTAATATAAATAGACAAAACAAAGCTGGAGCATTTATGAAAATGCCCCAGTCTCAGTTTCTATATTCTTATAGATGTTTATCTAATACTTCTGCTAAGTTTTCTTTAGGTTGGAAACCTACTACTTTATCAACTGGTTGTCCGTCTTTAAATACGATTAAAGTTGGAATACTCATTACTTCGTATTTTGCTGCAGTTGATGGGTTTTCATCTACATCTAATTTTAAGATATCTGCTTTACCTTCATAGTCCCCAGCTAATTCTTCTAAAACTGGAGCGATCATTTTACATGGTCCACACCAAGTAGCCCAGAAATCTACCAATTTAACACCAGATTCAATTTTACTATCAAAATCAGAATCTGTTACTTTTACGATTGCCATAATTGCCAATCCTCCTTAATTTTTAAATGATGAGCAAATTATAACAGAATTTATAAGGTAATGCATTGCAATCTGCTTATGCTCGTTTAAAAAAACAATTTTTAAAAGCCTTTTATAGAAGTATCCTCAATTAGGAATACGTTTTTTTAGCATATTACTATGGCTATACTTCTATTTTAGTGATGCGACGGTAACACCAAATCCACCTTCACTAGGCATGCCACCTCTAAATGTTTTCACACTTTTATGTCTTTTTAGATGTTGTTGCACACCTTTTTGTAATGCGCCTGTACCCTTACCATGAATAATATAAACTTGTTCAAAATTACTTAAGACGGCTTGATCTAAATATTGATCTAATTCAATTAAAGCATCTTCATAACGATATCCTCTTAAATCAAGTTCCGTTTTAACTGTTTGTCGGTTAGCTCTTGTGACCATTTTAGTCGGTGTTTCTTTTTTCTTTTTCATTTTTTCTAAATCTTCAATTGGTAATTTCATTTTCAATATTCCCATTTGAACAACCGCTTCTTCATCTCCAACTAACTCGAGCACTTCACCTTTTTGGCCATAAGATAATACTTTAACTTCATCACCAGCTTGGATTTTATCATATTTTTGTTTTTGGACATTTTGTTTTATTGATTTTGCTTCATATTGATCATCAAGTTGTTTTTTCTTATCTATAAGTTCGTGTTCTTTAACATCCGCACCTTTTTTATCTCTCAGTTCTCTTAACTCTTTAAGAATAGCATCTGCCTCTTTTGTTGCAGATTTTACACGTTGATTTGCTTTTTCTTTTGCTTCATCCATCAATGATTTCTCATAATTTTGATATTGTTGATATTGTTTTTCTAATTCATCATGTGTCGTCTGCGCTTCTTTAACCAGTCTATCTAGTTCAATGCGTTGTTCATCTACACGTTTTGAATTTTTCTCTAATGATTCGATCATATTATTAATTTCTTGTTCATCTGTACCTATCATTGTTTTGGCTTTATTAATTATATTAAGACTCAAGCCCAATTTTTTAGAAATATCAAATGCATTAGAACGTCCTGGGACACCCATTAATAACTTATATGTTGGGCTTAACGTTTCCACATCGAATTCGACGCTCGCATTCATCACGCCTTCACGGTTATAACTATATGCTTTTAGTTCAGGATAATGGGTAGTTGCCATCACTAGAGCACCTAGATTTCTTACATGATCTAATATACTCATAGCAAGAGCAGCCCCTTCACTCGGATCTGTTCCAGCACCTAATTCATCAAATAATATTAAGCTATTTTTATCTGCTTCTTTTAAGATTTCTACAATATTTTTCATATGAGATGAAAATGTAGATAGAGATTGTTCTATTGATTGTTCGTCACCAATATCACAATATACATTCTCAAAGACACTGAGTTGACTGCCATCTAATGTTGGAATAAGCATGCCTGATTGTGCCATAACTATAATAAGGCCTAAAGTTTTTAACGTGACAGTTTTACCACCTGTGTTAGGTCCAGTGATAATCACTGTTTCAATATCATCTACAAACTCAATTGTATTTGCTACAACCGTATTATGATCTAATAAGGGATGATATGCATTAGGTAAATAAACTGTTCTTTCATTATGAAATGTAGGTTTCGTACCTTTGATAGCACGGGCATATCTTGCTTTTGCAATTAAAAAATCAAGATGTCCCATAATCGATTCAGCTAATAATAATGCATCTGATTCAACAGCTACTTGTGACGTTAACTCAGTTAATATACGTTCACGTTCAACTGCCTCATCATTATGCAAGCGACTAATTTGGTTGTTCATTTCTACCACAGATGATGGTTCAATATACAACGTTTGTCCTGATGCAGATTGATCATGAACAATACCGTTAAAATCTTGTCTATATTCTGCTTTTACTGGAATTACATTTCTATCATTTCGAACAGTTACAATTGCATCTGATAATTTCTTTCGGTTGGCCTGACTTTTAACCACACGATCTAAATTCTGTCTAATTCGTTGATTTGTACTTGATATTTTACTTCGAATACTTTGTAACTCGTAACTCGCATGGTCATATAAATCATGGGCGTCACACTTATCATTAATATCCTTAAATAAATCCGTTAAAATGGGTAATTGTGCCATTTGGCTATCTAAGATAGGATATTTAACTTCTTCATCTTCTTCTAATAATTGATTATAAAATGTCTTAAACTGATTTTGAACTTGAATTAAGCGTTTAATCGCATTTAATTCGGTCACATTTAATACACCACCAATAGTTGAACGGTGAATGTACTGTGCTACTTTGGTTAGACCGCTTAAACTTGGCAATCGATGCTTATTATATATTTGTGATATTTCATCTGTTTCATTAATTTGAAATTCTACAGTTTCAAAATCTGTTGCTGGAGACATTTCTGCGACTTTTTCACGTCCTAAATCACTGATAGCTTCGTTAGCTACGAATGATTTTATTTTATCAAATTCTAAGACGTCTAATGTTTTTTGTCTCATGCAATCCCTCTATTTCTTCAATTTTTTATTATCATTGATAAATGATTTAAATGCTTCTCTAGACATCGTATTAATCACACGATCTTTAGTTACAAATCCTTTTTGAGCAGTAGCAACACCATATTTCATAAACTCTAAATGATCAACATGATGCGCATCTGTGTTAATAGTTAACTTTACATTTGGATATTGGCGTACGGTTTGTGCATTTAAGTCTAAACGTTTAGGATTGGCGTTGATTTCTAAGATAGTATTTGTTTCTTCAGCCAATTGAGCTAATTTTTCTATATTAGGCTCATAACCAGGACGTCGCCCAATGATACGACCTGTTGGATGAGCGATATGACGCACATATGGATTATGACAAGCATTTTCTAAACGTTGCATAATTTCCGCTTCTGATTGATTAAAACTTTGGTGAATGGCTGCAATAACATAATCTAGTTGTGCCAATATCTCATCATCATAATCTAAAGAACCATCCGGTAATATATCCATTTCAATGCCAGAGTATATATCAATCTCATCATATTCTTTATTTAATTGCTTAATTTCTTCATTTTGGCGAAGTAAGCGTTCAACTTGTAAACCATTGGCTACTCTTAGACTTTGTGAATGGTCTGTAATCACCATAAATTCATAGCCTTTAGCAATATTAGCCTCAACCATATCTCTAATAGAAAATGCACCATCACTATAAGTTGTATGCATGTGAAGGTCACCTTTAATATCATCGAGTTGAATAATCTGACTTAAATCTTTATCAAATTCACTGCCATCTTCACGCATTGAAGGTTCAATCCATGATACACCGAAATGTTCATAAATCTCCGCCTCGCTATTGAATTGAAGCAATTCTCCATTGGCTTTTTCAATGCCATATTCACTCACTTTTTCATCTTGTGCTTTTGCTAATTGTCTAATACGAATATTATGATCTTTTGAACCTGTGAAATGTTGTAATGTGTGATAAAAAGCTACAGGTTCGATTAATCTAAAATCAACACCGATTGTTTCATCGTCATACTCTAATTCTAACGATACTTTGGTTGACCCAATTGCTACATCTTTAACTTTATTTGGAATATCCAATAATTGTTGCTGAACTTTTTCTGGGTGATTTGTACTAATAATAAAATCCAAATCTTTACTTTGTTCTTTATATCTTCTAAAGCTACCTGCTGAAGCATATTGATCTATGTCATCTAGCCGACTAATATATTCAATGATTTGATGATTGAGCCCTCTCATTTGATCAATCGGATAACTTTCTTTCTTAGCACCTAACGCTTTGACTGCTTCTAAAATATTTTGTTCAGTTTTTTTCGCAAAGCCACTTAATTCACTAACTTTTCCTGTTTCACACGCCTCTTGTAACGATGTTTTATCAGTAATATTTAATTCTTTATATAATTTAGCAATTTTCTTACTACCTAAACCTT harbors:
- a CDS encoding succinate dehydrogenase cytochrome b558 subunit, with the translated sequence MAQSKNEFYLRRIHSLLGIIPIGAFLIVHLLVNHQATQGAEAFNKASGFMESLPFLLVVEFVLIYIPLLYHGLFGLHIAFTAKENVGHYSLFRNWMFFFQRASGILSFIFIAVHLWQTRLQKAFFGKAVDYNMMHEYLHNPVWAIIYIVCVIAVVFHFSNGLWSFLVTWGILQSKKSQRVFTWVSLIVFLIISYIGVSAIIAFM
- the uvrC gene encoding excinuclease ABC subunit UvrC, which gives rise to METYQEKIKTKLNVVPLEPGCYLMKDRNDQVIYVGKAKKLRNRLRSYFTGAHDAKTTRLVSEIRNFEFIVTSSETESLLLELNLIKQYQPRYNILLKDDKSYPFIKITKEKHPRLIVTRTVKKGTGKYFGPYPNAYSAQETKKLLDRIYPFRKCDKMPDKLCLYYHIGQCMGPCVYDVDLDKYAQMTKEISDFLHGEDKTILNHLQERMEKASESLDFERAKEYRDLIQHIHNLTKKQKIMSTDNTIRDVFGYSVSKGWMCIQVFFIRQGNMIKRDTTMIPIQQTEEEEFYTFIGQFYSLNQHILPKEVHVPKHLDKDIIQSVVDTKIVQPSRGAKKEMIDLANHNAEVSLNNKFELIARDESRTVKAIEELGERMGIQTPIRIEAFDNSNIQGVDPVSAMVTFVDGKPDKKGYRKYKIKTVEGPDDYKSMREVVRRRYTRVLNEGTPLPDLIIVDGGKGHMNGVMDVLENELGLDIPVAGLQKNDKHQTSELLYGASAEIVPLKKNSQAFYLLHRIQDEVHRFAITFHRQTRQKTGLKSVLDDIEGIGAKRKTKLLRTFGSIKKMKEASLEELKKSGLPENVAKNLQHALQNK
- the trxA gene encoding thioredoxin, coding for MAIVKVTDSDFDSKIESGVKLVDFWATWCGPCKMIAPVLEELAGDYEGKADILKLDVDENPSTAAKYEVMSIPTLIVFKDGQPVDKVVGFQPKENLAEVLDKHL
- a CDS encoding endonuclease MutS2; translation: MRQKTLDVLEFDKIKSFVANEAISDLGREKVAEMSPATDFETVEFQINETDEISQIYNKHRLPSLSGLTKVAQYIHRSTIGGVLNVTELNAIKRLIQVQNQFKTFYNQLLEEDEEVKYPILDSQMAQLPILTDLFKDINDKCDAHDLYDHASYELQSIRSKISSTNQRIRQNLDRVVKSQANRKKLSDAIVTVRNDRNVIPVKAEYRQDFNGIVHDQSASGQTLYIEPSSVVEMNNQISRLHNDEAVERERILTELTSQVAVESDALLLAESIMGHLDFLIAKARYARAIKGTKPTFHNERTVYLPNAYHPLLDHNTVVANTIEFVDDIETVIITGPNTGGKTVTLKTLGLIIVMAQSGMLIPTLDGSQLSVFENVYCDIGDEQSIEQSLSTFSSHMKNIVEILKEADKNSLILFDELGAGTDPSEGAALAMSILDHVRNLGALVMATTHYPELKAYSYNREGVMNASVEFDVETLSPTYKLLMGVPGRSNAFDISKKLGLSLNIINKAKTMIGTDEQEINNMIESLEKNSKRVDEQRIELDRLVKEAQTTHDELEKQYQQYQNYEKSLMDEAKEKANQRVKSATKEADAILKELRELRDKKGADVKEHELIDKKKQLDDQYEAKSIKQNVQKQKYDKIQAGDEVKVLSYGQKGEVLELVGDEEAVVQMGILKMKLPIEDLEKMKKKKETPTKMVTRANRQTVKTELDLRGYRYEDALIELDQYLDQAVLSNFEQVYIIHGKGTGALQKGVQQHLKRHKSVKTFRGGMPSEGGFGVTVASLK
- the polX gene encoding DNA polymerase/3'-5' exonuclease PolX: MTKKDVIQLLEKIATYMELKGENTFKVSAYRKAAQSIEVDERPLDEIEDVTELKGIGKGVGDVINEYRQNGQSTALEDLQKEVPEGLVPLLKIQGLGSKKIAKLYKELNITDKTSLQEACETGKVSELSGFAKKTEQNILEAVKALGAKKESYPIDQMRGLNHQIIEYISRLDDIDQYASAGSFRRYKEQSKDLDFIISTNHPEKVQQQLLDIPNKVKDVAIGSTKVSLELEYDDETIGVDFRLIEPVAFYHTLQHFTGSKDHNIRIRQLAKAQDEKVSEYGIEKANGELLQFNSEAEIYEHFGVSWIEPSMREDGSEFDKDLSQIIQLDDIKGDLHMHTTYSDGAFSIRDMVEANIAKGYEFMVITDHSQSLRVANGLQVERLLRQNEEIKQLNKEYDEIDIYSGIEMDILPDGSLDYDDEILAQLDYVIAAIHQSFNQSEAEIMQRLENACHNPYVRHIAHPTGRIIGRRPGYEPNIEKLAQLAEETNTILEINANPKRLDLNAQTVRQYPNVKLTINTDAHHVDHLEFMKYGVATAQKGFVTKDRVINTMSREAFKSFINDNKKLKK